The Kribbella jejuensis region TCAGCGAACCTAGCTCCGGGTCCAGGGCTGGACAACCGACCAGAAAATTACCGGTCGGTGACACCTGGGCAGCGAATCGACTCATGCCCGCCATGCTTCCCGCCGCCACCGACAGAAATCGGGCGGATGAGCCACCCTTGGATTCCGCTCTGGGCGAACATCAACGAAAGCGCGGACAAGTGGTGCACGCCGTCACGTTCGGAAGCACGTAGAAGTAGCAACACGAGGTACGCAGCTTCTGCTCCAGAGACACCCCGAACGCCTCCGCCGCGCGCTCGACCAGCTCCCCGCCTTTCACCAACCGCAGCGCGGCCCGCACCTCGTCCTCCACCGCGCCGAACCGCTGCAACGACCCGAGCTTCACCCCGGGCCGGTAGGAGTTCAGGAACGCGTTGACGTGCGCCGCATGCTGCGCGGCCGCAACCTCGACCGGAACGACCCGATCGGACAGCAGCGCCACCTCAGCCGGGTAGTGAGCCACAGGATGCCGCTTGAACGCCAGCGCAGCAGGAGAAACCTCCGGCGAGAACCCGGTCGCTGCAGAGCTGACTGCGGCAACGAGAGACGGCACCTGTACGTACCACATCAGCGTGAACATCGCCGCGACCTGCACAGGCGGCTCGATCGCATAGTCCCGCGCGTAGTCAGCCGCGGCCGCGGCACGCCAGGCCGACGTCGGATCGCCACCCGCCTGCTGCTCCGCGATGAGCTGAGAACACGAGACCCACTCCGGCCCCGGAAACGAGTCCGCCGTACGCACGGACAACCAGCTGACCGAGTCAGCCAGCACGTCCGCCAGGCGGCCAACGGTGTAGCTCACCCGGCCAGCCTACGATCCGGTACGACGACCGGTGCGCCACCGACCTCCACCACGGTGGCCTTCAACCCGAACACCTCATCCAGCAAGTCAGCCGTGAGTACGTCGACCGGACGGCCTTCCGCAGCGATCCGCCCCTCCCCCATCACGACCAAGTGGTCGGCGTACTGCGCGGCCAGTGTCAGGTCGTGCAACACCGTGACGACTGTCCGGCCTGTCGTGGCAGCCCCGTGCACCACGTTCATCACGTCAACAGCATGTGCCAGGTCCAAGTACGTCGTGGGCTCGTCGAGAAGCAGGTGCTGCGTCCCCTGCGCCAGCACCATCGCGATCCACACCCGCTGCCGCTGTCCACCGGACAGCTGATCCACCGGACGCTCCCGCAACTCCGTCAACTCAACAGCGCGCAGGGCCTCCTCAATGGCGGCGTCGTCCTCAGCGGTAAGCCGTCCGAACAGCCCGCGATGCGGATGGCGTCCACGAGACACCAGTTCGGCCGCGGTGATCCCTTCTGGAGTCACGGGTCCCTGCGGCAGCACACCGAGCCTTCTCGCGAGCTCCCGCGCCGGCAGTTGGTGGATGTCCTTGCCGTCCAGCAGCACCTGTCCGCTCCGCGGTGTGAGCAGTCTGCTCATCCCGCGCAGCAGGGTGGACTTGCCGGACCCGTTCGGTCCTACCACTGCAGTCAGCTGTCCAGTAGGAACCTCCAGTGTCAGCCCGTCCACGACAGGCGTCGCAGCGTCGTACGCGAGGGTCAGGTTCTCGACGTGCACGGTTCAGCGTCCCTTCTGCTGACGACCGATGAGATGAAGCAGGTACGGCGCTCCGCAGGCAGCCGTGACCACACCGACTGGCAACTCGTACGGGCCGACGTGGGCCCAGTGCAACCCGTTGCGCGCCAACAGATCTGCCAGGACCACGAAGAGCGCGCCCAGCAGCGCAGTGGTCAGCAAGGGCGGCCGCTCCATCCGGGTGAGCCGCTGTGCGACCTGGGGCGCCACCAGTGCGACAAAGGCGATCGGCCCTGCGCCAGCTGTTGCCATGGCGGCCAGCACTGTGGCGATCACCAGCAGTGCCAGCCTGATCCGCGCCACCCGGACGCCGAGCGACGACGCCACGTCGTCACCGAGGACGAGCGCGGACAGGTCGCGGTTGAACATCATTGCCACCGGCAACAGCAGGACGACCGCGATCAGTACCGGGATCGCGTCGCTCCAGGCCCGCGCGTTGAGCGATCCGGCCAGCCAGGCGGCCGCGCGGCCCGCGTCGTTCACGTCACCGATCACGAGCAACCACGCGACCAACGAGTTCGCCGCCGCAGCGACCCCGACTCCGATCAGCACCACCTTGCCAGCGTCCACGACTCCACGCTGGACCGACAGCGCGCCGACGACGAGCGTCGCCAGCAACCCGCCGAGTACTGCTGCCAGTGGGATGCCGACCTTCGCCGCGAAGCCGGAGATGTTGCCGCCGCCGGTGCCCGCGAGCACGATCACCGCGACGGCGCCCGCGGAGGCGCCCGAGTTGACGCCGACGATGTCGGGACTGGCCAGCGGGTTGCGTGACAGCGTCTGCAACAACGCGCCGGAGACGGCGAACGCGATCCCCACCAGCAGACCGGTCGCCACCCGCGGCAGGCGGAGTTCGAGGACGACGAGCCGGGTACCACGCCGGCCGCCGCCGAGCAGTACTTCGATCACGTCCGCGACCGGGAGTTTCGTCGTACCGACGCTCAACGACACCAGGGCGACGACGATCGCCAGCGCGGCGAACAGGATGCTGAGGGCAACGGTTCGCGATCTCACAGGGCCACCGCCCGGCGGCGTACGACGAGGACGAAGAGCGGGGCGCCGACGATGCCGAGCACCACGCCGGCCTGTACTTCGCCGGCGCCGCCGACGAGCCGGCCGACGAGATCCGCGAGTACCAGCGCGGTCGCGCCGATCACGCCCGCCGCGGGGATCAGCCAGGTGTTGCGGGCGCCGAAGATCCGCCGCGCGACGTGCCCGGACAGCAAGCCCAGGAACCCGATCGGACCACACGCCGCGACACCGGCGGCGGTCAGCAGCCCGATCGCTCCCAGACCGACCAGGCGCGCCCGACGTACCGACAACCCGAGGCCGGCCGCGACGTCGTCGCCGAGGGCGAGCAGGTCGAGGTCTCGGGCGTTGACCGCGGCGAGCAGCAGGCCGAGTACGGCGAACGGGAGTACCTGACCGGCCACGTCCAGGCCGCGGCCCGCGACCGAACCGACTGCCCAGAAGCGGTAACTGTCCAGGGTGTTCGCGTCGAGCAGGACGATCGCGGACGTCAACGCACCGAGCATCGCCGCCACGGCCGCACCTGTCAGCGCCAGCCCGACCGGGGACGCGCCGCTGCCGCGCGAGGCCAGCTGCTGGACGGCGAAGGTCGCGATGAGCGCTCCGATCAGCGCAACCCATACGGTCGACGAGACGGAGTCGACCAGGCCCAACTGCAGCCCGAGCACCACGGCGAACGCGGCACCTGAGCTCACGCCGAAGATGCCCGGCTCAGCCAGCGCATTCCGGGTATGCCCTTGCATCAACGTGCCGGCCACGCCGAGACAGCCCCCGATCAGCACGGCGACTACAGTCCGCGGCAACCGCAGACTACGAACAATCACGCCGGCATCAGAACCGTTGTTCGCGACCAACGCATGCCACAACGCACCGGGGCCCAACCAACGCGAGCCCAGTACGAGGCTTGCGGTGAACGCCAGCATTAGCACCACGGCGAGAGCAAGCAGAACCACGGCGCGCCGTGTGACCAGGTGGGAGGGCGAGGGCGGACGCGCCGGGTTCGCCGGTCCGGCTGCCGGGTTTGGGGGCGGCGGCGCGGGGGGTTGTGTTGAGGGCGGGGGCATAGGTTAGGTTTGCCTTACTTCGAGGTGGAGAGCCACCTTAACCTGCCACTCGTGCCGATCTGGAGACACCCGTGCGCCTGCCCCGCATCGCCGCCCTGTTCGCCATCACCGTCAGCACCGTCAGCATCGCTACCGTCAGCCTGACGGCGTGCGGTTCGTCCGGAGCCGACGACGACCCGGCCGCCGCCGGCTCGGCGGGCGCGGGCTTCCCGCGGACGGTCGAGCACGCGATGGGCAAGACCGAGATCAAGACCAAGCCGAAGCGGGTGGTCGCGCTCGACACCAGCTACGTGGACGCGACGCTGGCCCTGGACACGCAGGTCGTCGGGTACACCGACTACCGGACCATCAACGGGCAGCTCCCGGACTACCTCGGCGACGAGCGGAAGACGTACGGCGCCGAGGCCGAGTCGGTCGGCACGCTGGCCGAACCGAACCTGGAGAAGATCGCCGCGCTGAACCCGGACCTGATCATCACCGCGAAGGTCCGGCACGAGAAGCTGTACGACCAGCTGTCCGCGATCGCGCCGACGATCATGTCCGAGACGACCGGCGCGACCTGGAAGGACAACATTCGGCTGGAGGCCAAGGCGCTCGGCCAGGAGGACCTCGCGGAGAAGGAGATCTCGGCGTACGAGCAGGCCGCGAAGACCGTCGGCGACGCGATCAACGCGAAGGCGAACCACCCGACGATCTCGGTGGTCCGGTTCGTCGACGGGCCGACCCGGCTGTACCAGAACGCCAGCTACTCCGGGATCGTGCTGAAGGACGCCGGCCTGAAGCGGCCGAAGTCCCAGGACGTCAACGGGTTCGCGCTGGAGATCAGCCCGGAGCGGATCAAGGACGCCGACGCCGACGCGATCTTCGTCACGACGTACGCCGACGAGAAGGGGCTGAGCGCGAAGACGGCCGCCCAGTTCAAGGCGAACCCGCTGTGGAAGCCGCTCGCCGCGAAGGTGCACGACGTACCGGACCTCACCTGGATGACGGCGGTCGGTCTGCAGGGCGCGTGGTCGATCCTGAACGACCTGGCCAAGACCTTCGGCGTGCCCGCACCCGTCAAGCCCGCCTGAGCCCGCGCAGGTAGGGTCGGGCGCATGACGGCTCTCACGCGGTGGCACGTCGGTCCGTGGACGACGCGGGGGACGCGGCCGGGTGAGACGCCGGTGCCCGGGCGGCGGCGGACGACCGATGAGCTGAACTTCGACGTCGTCGGGCTGGCGCGGATCCTGGGCCGGCGGCTGTCCGGGCGGGACGAACTGCAGGTCCGCCTGTGGCAGAACGAGCTCCGTCCGACCCACACCCGCCGGTGCGGCGTCCACACGCTCGCCGACCCGGCGAACGCGCAACTCCTGCACGAAACCGCCCAGGAAGCCCTTGCCTGGCTGGCCGAACGCGCGCCTGCCGGCTACGAGTTCGTCCTCACCGACGCCGTCGAACTGCGTCCGCTCCTCGACCTGACCGCAGACGTCGTCGCCGTCGAAGCCGTCGTACAACTGACCGACGTACCACTCCCGGCCGCCCGCCTGGCAACAGCACATGTACGCCCCGGCTGGTACGCCGGTGATGCGGTGTGCAACTGGTCCGGCCCACACACCACGTCAGACGAAGCAATAGCCGCAGTACAAGCAGCCCGCTCCGAACTGGTCGACCAGCTAACCGCGGCGGGCCACGCAGCCCTCGCAGCGACAGCAGACCGCTGGCCGGCAGTACCAGTCGAGCACGCGTAGCCGCCCTACCGCTCCGCGGCACGAGCTGCTCGCCGGTCCCCGTGCCGTGGGCCGGGCGGCTCCTGCTCTGCTTCTCGCCCGCCGGCCGCGCGGAGCGCGGCCGGCGGGCGGTCAGTTGGAGCCGGTGGCGGTGCCTGCGGGCGCCGCGGCCAGGTTGGCGTGGAGGAACCCGATCTCAGCTTCGACCACCTGTTCGTGGGCGTTGGTGAAGGGGGCGTAGTGGTTGCCGGGGACCTGGAGGACCGCGGCCTTGGGGGTGGTGGCGGCCGCTTTCAGGGTGGGGGCTACCAGGGCTGACTTGTCGTCCTGGCAGACGACGTACAGGATCGGGCAGCGGGCGTCCGGGGCGTACTTGGCTGGACGGTAGAGCGCTGCGGGAAGGACTGAGCGGGCGGCGATCGCCTGCTGCCAGTCGGGGTAGCGGTTGTCGGGGCTCAGGATGTCGCTGCCGAGCTGGGCGTCCGGGGTGTTGAGGAGCGCTACCGTGCCGGTGGGGCCGGCCAGGTCAACCAGGCGCGGCGGACGGTTGAACCAGCTGCCCACGACGTCGAGCAGTGAGCGGCCGAGCAGCCGTACGGCGATGCCGGACGACTGGTAGCGCGAGGCGTGGCGCGTGACAGTAGGCCCGTCGACGTTGGCCGACTGGGCGATCGCCGCCGAGAGGCCGAGGTCTTCGGACGCGAGCTGGACGATGTAACCGCCGGGCAGCGAGAACGCCCAGATCGCGACCCGCTCGACACCGGGCAGCGTCTTCGCGTACGCGATCGCCGCCCGCCAGTCGTCCAGCTGGTCACGGACCCGCGCGACCTGCCGCGGCTCACCGGCACTCTCGCCGAAGTGCCGGTGGTCGAACGCCAGCACGCTGAATCCGGCCGCGGCGAACCGCTCCGCGAACCGATCCGTCCCCGGCTCCTTCGTGACTCCGAAGCCGCCGGTCATCACCACGCAGCCACCGTTGGTCCCCGGGTAGTGCCAGGCCGCGCACGAAACGCCGGAACTCGTGAAGTACACCTTGTCGCGCATGACAGAAGTGAACCACGTGGTTCGCAAACTGTCTACGTCTGTTCCTCGCGCTCCAACGCCCTGGTCAGCGCCGCGAACCCCGCCTCGATCCCGGCGGCGTCGCCACTGGTCCGCCACTCGATCAGGAAGCCGCGCAGCGTGCCGAGGATCAGCTCTGCCACCTCGGTACGGCGCTGTTCGTCCCAGTCGTCCGGGCACATCGCGAGCAACGTCGGCAGGTACTGGCGCGACGCCGACCGCGCGAGATCGGCGTACCGCGCGGCGTCGTACATGGCCAGGCCGATCGCCTGGTCGAGTACCCACGACTCCTCGCCGATCAGCGTCGGCCACATCGACCGAACCCGCGCGGCCAGCGAGCCGCCCTGCTCGGCCGCGGCGGTGACGGCGCGGGTGATGCGACGGTCGCGCAGTTGCAGGACCGCCTGTGTCAGCAGGTCTTCCGGGCCGTCGAAGTGGTACAGCAGCACCTTGTGCGTCGTACCGGCCGCCCGGGCCGCGCGCCGCAGCGAGAAGTCGACCAGCCCGTTCTGCCCGAGGTCGTCGGCGACCTTGTCGAGCAGTTCCCGCCGCCGGGCCTCACCCCGCGGCGACTTCGCCGACCGCCGGTACCCTGCGTCGGTCATGTGAAGCTCGCGACGAAGTAGCCGACTCCGTACGGCGCTGCTTCGTAGGTGAGGTCGCCGTTCAGCGCGGTGTTCTCCAGGGCTCCCGCGAGGACCTGCCAGGGGGCGCGGCCGGCGGCTTGGAGTTCGGTTGCCAGCTGTGGGTCGAGGGCTTGGAGTACGTCGAGATCCTTGTGCTGGAAGGCGTTTGCGACGGTGGTGTCGAAGATCTCGGCGCGCGGGTGCAGGTGCACTGGAGAGTGCTCGCTGCGCCGGGCTGATCCGTCACCCATCACCAGCAGTCCGATCCTTTCGTTGCTGCTGGCAATCTCCCGTCCCAGCCGCACGCAGTCCGCCGGCGCCGCATCAACCGCCACCGCCCGGTACGTCCGCGGCAGCCGAGCCGCCTTCGTCTGCTCGAGCAACCAACCCCCAACCGCCAAAGACAACGGAAGCACCGCAGGCCCCACCCCGATCCGCACCTGCGGTGCGCCATAAGCCCCAAAACCGCCACCGGCCGAGGCGTCGTAGGTGCCTTCAGCTCCAGAGCCGACGACGAGGATGTGGGTTGTTTCGGCCAGGTGGTTGATCGCGGTCAGGCAGGCGGTTCGGAGGTCGGCCAGGTCGGGGGCGGCGCCGGTGGCTACTTCGGGGACGAGGAGGGGTGGGTGGGGGCAGACCGCGGCGGCGGTGACGGGCACGGTCAGGCCTCTCGGACGTAGCGGAAGAACAGGTAGTCGTCCGACGCGGCCAGCGTCGACTTGAGCTGGAGTTGGCGGGTGATGGTGGACGGCACACCGGCGGTGATCCGCCCGGCGCCGGGCCCGGCCAGGAGCGGCGCGAGGGTGAGGGACAGCTCGTCCACGAGGTCGGCAGCGGTCAGTGAACCGAGCAGATGCGGTCCGCCCTCGGAGAGCACCTGCGTCATCCCGCGCGCGCTGAACTCGTCGACGGCCGCCTGTAGATCGACCTCCGCGTCCCCCACCACCAGCACCTCGGCGACCTCCGCGAGCGCCTCGCGGCGATCGGGCGGCGACGCGGCGTGCGTCACCAGGATCGGCCGTACGGCGGACTTGAACACCGGGTTCACCGGGCTCAGCTCGAGCCGCGACGACACGATCGCCAGCGTCGGGTTCTCCGCGAGCCCCGCCCCGAGCCGCCACGAGCGAGCCGCCCCGGACAGCTTCAGCGGGTTGTACCCCTCCTCGCGGATCGTCCCGGCCCCGACCAGCACGACGTCCGCGAGCCGCCGGATCATGCTGAACACCCGGCTGTCCGAGTCGCTGGTCAGCGCCTTCGACAGCCCGTCGATCTCGACCGCGCCGTCCAGGCTGGTGACGAAGTTCGCCCGCAGGTGCGGCACGGACCGGTCCGGGACCTCGTACAGCGCGATCAGTTCGTCGTCGGACAGCTCGTCGAGTTGTTGCATCAGGCAAGGCTCCTTCGGGTTCCGGCAGGTTGCGCGGCGCCACGCAGTACGGCAACGAAATCGAGCGCCTGCCGGGCCGCCGGTACGTCGTGTACCCGGACAACGCGGGCGCCCAACCAGGCAGAGACAGTCAGCGCGGCGAGCGTCCCGTTGCCGCGCTGACCCGGCGGCAGTTCGAGGGTCTCGCCAATGAAATCCTTGTTCGACACGGCCACCAGGACTGGCCAGCCGGTGCCGGCGAGTTCGTCGAGGCGGCGGGTCAGCTCGAGCGACTGCAGCGTGTTCTTGCCGAAGTCGTGCGTCGGGTCGATCAGGATCCCATCCCGCCGGACACCGGCCGCGACCGCGCGGTCCGCGAGCGCGGTCGTCGTACGGATCACGTCCGCGACCACGTCGTCGTAGGCCATCCGGTGTGGATCGGTGCGCGGCGAGAGGCCGCCGACGTGGCTGCAGACCAGTCCGGTACCGAATTCGGCGGCCGCGTTCACCAGGTCGGGATCCGCGCCGGCCCAGGTGTCGTTGATCAGATCCGCGCCGGCCTCGGCGACCCGGCGCGCGACGCCGCTGCGGTAGGTGTCGACGCTGATCACCAGCTCCGGATGCCGGGCGCGGATCCCGGCGACGAAGTCCACGGTCCGGCGGAGTTCCTCGGTCTCGCTGACGGGTTCGCCGTACCCGGCCTTGACGCCGCCGATGTCGACCAGGTCGGCCCCTTCGCCGGCCGCCTTGTCGATCGCCGCGTACGCCGCGTCGGTCGCGTAGGTCGCGCCGCGGTCGAAGAACGAGTCCGGCGTCCGGTTGATGATCGCCATCAGCGCGAACTCGCCGGCACCGAACGACCGCTTGCCGAGGCGGAGAATTCCGTCGTCTGCCACGGCTCCGACTCTACGTGGCCCAGGCCCTCGGGCTGAGACGGGTACTTGTCTCCGGCACGCATTCCTGCTTATCTTGGCTCCAGGTTGGGAGAACAGCCTGTGGCGCAGGATTTCGCGCCGGCACGCTGTGTGGCGATCCAAGTGATCAGATGACCCTCCCGAACTCATCTCATCCAGATCGCTCCGTCGCGGGCGTCGAATGGTTGCGCCCGGCAACAAGTATTGCCATCCCGGCCGGGCGGTTGTCGCGCGGCCCCACCGGCCGGGATCAGTAACGGGTACGTCGGCGCTCGGTTGTGTGCGGCCAGAACGGCGGGCCGGGTCACAGCCGGGGCACGACGGGTCACCGACGGTGGTACACGAGCTGACGCCGGGGCGTGCACGGGGAGGGTCACGCCCTGGCGTCACTACCGTCGGGAGGGTGCTGCGGACCAGTTTCGAAGGACCGGCTGTCAACAGGGGGGCGTCCGGTCAGGCGTGCGATCAGGTCCGCGGCTACATCCCGTAGCTTGCGGTTGTTGTTCTGCGAATGCCGGCGCAGCAGCTCGAAGGCCGTCCGCGCGTCACAGCGCTGCTGACTCATCAACACGCCCAGCGCTTGGTCGATGACCGATCGCGATGCCAGCGCCTGTTCGAGCTGGGCACCCAGTTCGGACTGCTGCACTGTGCGGGCGGCCAGCGCGAGCGTCGTCGCCGCCTGCTCGGCGTAGGCGGCCGCCCGCTCGCGATCGGCCTCGCTGAACGTGTCCGGCCGGTCGTAGCCGTACAGGTTCAGCACGCCGATCGTCCGGCCGTCGA contains the following coding sequences:
- a CDS encoding alpha/beta hydrolase; this encodes MRDKVYFTSSGVSCAAWHYPGTNGGCVVMTGGFGVTKEPGTDRFAERFAAAGFSVLAFDHRHFGESAGEPRQVARVRDQLDDWRAAIAYAKTLPGVERVAIWAFSLPGGYIVQLASEDLGLSAAIAQSANVDGPTVTRHASRYQSSGIAVRLLGRSLLDVVGSWFNRPPRLVDLAGPTGTVALLNTPDAQLGSDILSPDNRYPDWQQAIAARSVLPAALYRPAKYAPDARCPILYVVCQDDKSALVAPTLKAAATTPKAAVLQVPGNHYAPFTNAHEQVVEAEIGFLHANLAAAPAGTATGSN
- a CDS encoding FecCD family ABC transporter permease; this translates as MRSRTVALSILFAALAIVVALVSLSVGTTKLPVADVIEVLLGGGRRGTRLVVLELRLPRVATGLLVGIAFAVSGALLQTLSRNPLASPDIVGVNSGASAGAVAVIVLAGTGGGNISGFAAKVGIPLAAVLGGLLATLVVGALSVQRGVVDAGKVVLIGVGVAAAANSLVAWLLVIGDVNDAGRAAAWLAGSLNARAWSDAIPVLIAVVLLLPVAMMFNRDLSALVLGDDVASSLGVRVARIRLALLVIATVLAAMATAGAGPIAFVALVAPQVAQRLTRMERPPLLTTALLGALFVVLADLLARNGLHWAHVGPYELPVGVVTAACGAPYLLHLIGRQQKGR
- a CDS encoding TetR/AcrR family transcriptional regulator, with translation MTDAGYRRSAKSPRGEARRRELLDKVADDLGQNGLVDFSLRRAARAAGTTHKVLLYHFDGPEDLLTQAVLQLRDRRITRAVTAAAEQGGSLAARVRSMWPTLIGEESWVLDQAIGLAMYDAARYADLARSASRQYLPTLLAMCPDDWDEQRRTEVAELILGTLRGFLIEWRTSGDAAGIEAGFAALTRALEREEQT
- a CDS encoding FecCD family ABC transporter permease translates to MLAFTASLVLGSRWLGPGALWHALVANNGSDAGVIVRSLRLPRTVVAVLIGGCLGVAGTLMQGHTRNALAEPGIFGVSSGAAFAVVLGLQLGLVDSVSSTVWVALIGALIATFAVQQLASRGSGASPVGLALTGAAVAAMLGALTSAIVLLDANTLDSYRFWAVGSVAGRGLDVAGQVLPFAVLGLLLAAVNARDLDLLALGDDVAAGLGLSVRRARLVGLGAIGLLTAAGVAACGPIGFLGLLSGHVARRIFGARNTWLIPAAGVIGATALVLADLVGRLVGGAGEVQAGVVLGIVGAPLFVLVVRRRAVAL
- a CDS encoding pyrimidine reductase family protein, translating into MQQLDELSDDELIALYEVPDRSVPHLRANFVTSLDGAVEIDGLSKALTSDSDSRVFSMIRRLADVVLVGAGTIREEGYNPLKLSGAARSWRLGAGLAENPTLAIVSSRLELSPVNPVFKSAVRPILVTHAASPPDRREALAEVAEVLVVGDAEVDLQAAVDEFSARGMTQVLSEGGPHLLGSLTAADLVDELSLTLAPLLAGPGAGRITAGVPSTITRQLQLKSTLAASDDYLFFRYVREA
- the folP gene encoding dihydropteroate synthase, with protein sequence MADDGILRLGKRSFGAGEFALMAIINRTPDSFFDRGATYATDAAYAAIDKAAGEGADLVDIGGVKAGYGEPVSETEELRRTVDFVAGIRARHPELVISVDTYRSGVARRVAEAGADLINDTWAGADPDLVNAAAEFGTGLVCSHVGGLSPRTDPHRMAYDDVVADVIRTTTALADRAVAAGVRRDGILIDPTHDFGKNTLQSLELTRRLDELAGTGWPVLVAVSNKDFIGETLELPPGQRGNGTLAALTVSAWLGARVVRVHDVPAARQALDFVAVLRGAAQPAGTRRSLA
- a CDS encoding GAF and ANTAR domain-containing protein, which gives rise to MADAERVPFTDALSSVHSLLMSGPDLEELLAKVADVAAKIVEPPASCGITTRYDGQLVTLVASDARAAVIDEQQYSLGEGPCLEALATGAVVDVPDQARDERWDSYAAAARKLGVKASLAFPLVVDGRTIGVLNLYGYDRPDTFSEADRERAAAYAEQAATTLALAARTVQQSELGAQLEQALASRSVIDQALGVLMSQQRCDARTAFELLRRHSQNNNRKLRDVAADLIARLTGRPPVDSRSFETGPQHPPDGSDARA
- a CDS encoding ABC transporter substrate-binding protein, translated to MRLPRIAALFAITVSTVSIATVSLTACGSSGADDDPAAAGSAGAGFPRTVEHAMGKTEIKTKPKRVVALDTSYVDATLALDTQVVGYTDYRTINGQLPDYLGDERKTYGAEAESVGTLAEPNLEKIAALNPDLIITAKVRHEKLYDQLSAIAPTIMSETTGATWKDNIRLEAKALGQEDLAEKEISAYEQAAKTVGDAINAKANHPTISVVRFVDGPTRLYQNASYSGIVLKDAGLKRPKSQDVNGFALEISPERIKDADADAIFVTTYADEKGLSAKTAAQFKANPLWKPLAAKVHDVPDLTWMTAVGLQGAWSILNDLAKTFGVPAPVKPA
- a CDS encoding ABC transporter ATP-binding protein: MHVENLTLAYDAATPVVDGLTLEVPTGQLTAVVGPNGSGKSTLLRGMSRLLTPRSGQVLLDGKDIHQLPARELARRLGVLPQGPVTPEGITAAELVSRGRHPHRGLFGRLTAEDDAAIEEALRAVELTELRERPVDQLSGGQRQRVWIAMVLAQGTQHLLLDEPTTYLDLAHAVDVMNVVHGAATTGRTVVTVLHDLTLAAQYADHLVVMGEGRIAAEGRPVDVLTADLLDEVFGLKATVVEVGGAPVVVPDRRLAG
- a CDS encoding (2Fe-2S)-binding protein, with product MSYTVGRLADVLADSVSWLSVRTADSFPGPEWVSCSQLIAEQQAGGDPTSAWRAAAAADYARDYAIEPPVQVAAMFTLMWYVQVPSLVAAVSSAATGFSPEVSPAALAFKRHPVAHYPAEVALLSDRVVPVEVAAAQHAAHVNAFLNSYRPGVKLGSLQRFGAVEDEVRAALRLVKGGELVERAAEAFGVSLEQKLRTSCCYFYVLPNVTACTTCPRFR
- a CDS encoding class III extradiol dioxygenase subunit B-like domain-containing protein; amino-acid sequence: MPVTAAAVCPHPPLLVPEVATGAAPDLADLRTACLTAINHLAETTHILVVGSGAEGTYDASAGGGFGAYGAPQVRIGVGPAVLPLSLAVGGWLLEQTKAARLPRTYRAVAVDAAPADCVRLGREIASSNERIGLLVMGDGSARRSEHSPVHLHPRAEIFDTTVANAFQHKDLDVLQALDPQLATELQAAGRAPWQVLAGALENTALNGDLTYEAAPYGVGYFVASFT